The DNA segment GCTGTAATAAACTTGCTGACGAACTTGTTCGAGCAAAAACTCTGGAAACAGTTTGTCCAAACCTCTAATCGGCAAGTTTGTTTTAGTTTTGGCTTCGATTGCGGCTCTCGCGTGCTGGTAGAAATCCGGTGAATCTAGGTAAGCATCCATACTACCGCCACCGTGCCAGAGCATTACCTTCATCACGTACTCGGCGTACTCATAATTAATCCGGTCGTGCCACCAATGGCGCAGCAACTTCTGGAAAGTAATCTCGCCATTGAAGTACTTAAAGAAGGGAAACAGCACTAAGAATTGATGATCGGCAATGTAGAGGAGATTTTTATAATAAGCATCCAGCACTATGCCGTAGCTTTTGAGAATGCCGACAACTTCCATGACATTTTCTGGCGTATCGGCGAGTAAAGCCTCTCCAGATTGCAGCCGGTTAATATACGCGGCTAGAGGGTGAGTTGAATATTTTAAAGCGGTGCTTGGCATGAGACTTATTCGTAACCGTAAAATGTGTATGAAAAATTAAAAGAGGAAATATTTTCAGAACTGCCTAGTGGTTTACCTCTCCCCTGACTCCTTCCCTAGGAGGGGAGAGGAGTCATTTTCCGCTTCCCTTGTCGGGAAGAAGGTTGGGGGACTTGTTCTAAGGTTCGGTTTTGATATCCACCGATTTAGCGATCGGAGAAACTTCCGCGACGATACTCGATCTGTCGAGCATTGTTGTCATCGTAGATTCACTCCAACGCACCATCCAGTTAGGCTGTATTCCCAGGATGACAATCAGAACTGCTAAAAGCATCGACGGGTAGCGATCGCTCCACTGCACGGGTGGCAAATTCATAGCTTTTTCAGACAACCGTCCGAAAAAGGCACGGTTCACCAAAAGCAAGAAGTACACGGCGGTTAAGCCGGTTCCTACTAGACACAGGAGGGTTTGAACCGGAAACACCGGGAAACTGCCCCGGAATACCAAAAATTCTGAAATAAAACCTACCATGCCGGGAATCCCGGAACTTGCCATGACCCCGACTATCATCAAGCTACCAATCAGGGGCAAGCCCCGCTCTGGATTGAGCAAACCCTTGAGAGCTTCTATATCGCGGGTGCCTGTCTTGTTGTAAACGACGCCTACCAGCAAAAACAGGAGCGATGAAATTAAGCCGTGGGCGATCATTTGGAAGACGGCTCCCATCAGGCTCACAGGGGTAGCGGCGGCTGCTGCTAACAAGATGTAACTCATGTGAGCAATGGAGCTATAAGCCACCATTTTTTTCATATCTTTTTGAGCGATCGCATTGAATGCACCATACAACGCGCTCACAACCGCCCAAGTCGCCAACCAAGGTGCCACAACCGCCCACGCTTCGGGAAACAAACCCAACCCAAACCGCAGTAACCCATAGGTTCCTAGCTTCAACAACACACCAGCTAACAGGACGGAAACGGGCGTTGAGGCTTCTACGTGAGCATCCGGCAACCAGGTGTGGAAGGGAACTAAAGGAATTTTGATGCCAAAACCTATCAAAATTCCTGCTAACAACAGAAATTGTGTCCCTAATGGTAGGGACAGGGCATACAATTTTTCAAATTCAAACGTCGAGGCACCACTGAGCAGAACTAGCCCAAAGAAAGATGCCAAAATTAGAATTCCGGAGATTGCTGTATAAATAAGAAACTTGGTAGCTGCGTAGCCTCGCCGTTGTCCTCCCCAGATACCAATCAACAGATACAGCGGAATCAGTTCTACCTCATAAAACAGGAAAAACAACAGCAAATCCTGCGCTAAAAAGGCACCAGAGACAGCCCCGTTCAACAATAAAATTAGAGCGTAATAGAACCGAGGTCTCTGAATAGAGTTATTCGTGCTGTAAAGCGCTATTCCTGTTAAAAGACTATTTAAAACCAGCAAAGGCAAAGACAAGCCATCCACGCCAAGATGATAGGTCAATCCTAAGGCGTCAATCCAAGGCAGGAACTCAGAAAACTGTAAACGTCCATCTGTATATTGAAACTGACTGACGAGGAAAATAGACCAGATAAAGACACCACTAATCACTGCCAGAGCCACTTTCCGGGAGACTTGGGGGTTCATCGTTCCGGGCAGAAACCCGATTATCGCAGCGCCTAATACCGGCAACCAAATCAAAGCACTGAGCATACTAGGGAACTGGTAATTTGTGATTTGTAATTTGTAATTTGTAGTTGATAGTAAGGGGAAAAGGTAATGGATGGGGGACTCCATTACCTTTTCCCTCTTACCAATTACCTAAAGACAACTCGGAACTCAAAACACTTAAAATGGGCCAGAGTATGAGAATGCTTAAAACGCTTAACCCTACGAGGATAGTGAGTAAATAAAACTGGGACTGACCTGTAGCGTTGTACTTTAAGCTTTGCCCGCTGAAAATTGTGGCTACGCCAACCAAGTTAACGAATCCATCTACCACATAGCGGTCAATCCAAGCATTTAATCGGGAAAGTCGGTCAACTGCAAAAACCACACTCACGCGGTAAAGTCGGTCAATGTAAAAGTCGTAAGCGAACAAGTCTTGCAGGAATCTGAAGGGAATCCGAACGGATCTAGACCAAGTTCTGGGTAGATAAATCACGCTTCCGAGACCCGTGCCGACTAAGCCAGAGATAACCAGTACCAGCAACGCTTGTTGGTTCAGGTATTCCCAATCAGGTAGCAGTGACAAGCGCTGCATCATCACCGGGACTAGCAATGTGACGATGATCAAAGACACCATCGGCACCGCCATCGTCCAAGGAACCTCTGGTGCCCTGCGGGTTTTTGCCTGGGGTTCGCCCAAGAAAACTAGACGAAACACGCGAGTTAAATTTACGGCGGTTAGGCAGTTCACTAAGAGCACGACTGCTACCAGCCAGGGTTGGTTTGTCAAAAAGTCATCAATCCCCAGGCGCAGCGCCCAAAAGCCTCCCAAGGGCAGGAGTCCGACTAATCCAGCGCTACCGACCAAAAAGGCGGTGGTTGTCGCTGGCATCCGCGACCAGAGACCGCCCATTTCCGTAAGGTTTTGGTTGTTGGTAGTGATGATGACGGAACCGATACTCATGAACAATAACGCTTTGGCGATCGCGTGGGCAAACAGCAACATCAG comes from the Coleofasciculus sp. FACHB-1120 genome and includes:
- a CDS encoding NADH-quinone oxidoreductase subunit M, yielding MLSALIWLPVLGAAIIGFLPGTMNPQVSRKVALAVISGVFIWSIFLVSQFQYTDGRLQFSEFLPWIDALGLTYHLGVDGLSLPLLVLNSLLTGIALYSTNNSIQRPRFYYALILLLNGAVSGAFLAQDLLLFFLFYEVELIPLYLLIGIWGGQRRGYAATKFLIYTAISGILILASFFGLVLLSGASTFEFEKLYALSLPLGTQFLLLAGILIGFGIKIPLVPFHTWLPDAHVEASTPVSVLLAGVLLKLGTYGLLRFGLGLFPEAWAVVAPWLATWAVVSALYGAFNAIAQKDMKKMVAYSSIAHMSYILLAAAAATPVSLMGAVFQMIAHGLISSLLFLLVGVVYNKTGTRDIEALKGLLNPERGLPLIGSLMIVGVMASSGIPGMVGFISEFLVFRGSFPVFPVQTLLCLVGTGLTAVYFLLLVNRAFFGRLSEKAMNLPPVQWSDRYPSMLLAVLIVILGIQPNWMVRWSESTMTTMLDRSSIVAEVSPIAKSVDIKTEP